The DNA segment TGATGCGCTGCACCAAATGGCAGTCGACGCCGGTGTCCAGATCCGGCTGCAATCGGGTGTCCAGGATGTACATCGGACCGAAACAGGCTGGAGCGTAAAGACCGAAGCAGAATCGATTGCGGCCGACCGGGTCATTGTCACTGCTGGCGGAAGAAGTTGGCCTGGATGCGGGACAACGGGCGATGCTTACCGATGGCTTAGTGAACTTGGGCACACGATTGTGACTCCTCGGCCGGCTCTGGTTCCCTTGGTTGGTGGCAACCAGTGGATGCATGATTTATCGGGCGTCACGCTTGAGGACTGTGTCGCCACCGTTCGGAATCGCGAAGCGAAACGGAAGCAGGCTGCGATGGTGCGGCGTTCGTCGTGGTTGTTTACACACTTTGGCTTTTCGGGGCCTGCCGCAATGGATGTCAGCGGCGTGATGACGGCGGCTTCGTCGATGAAAGAAGTTCGTTTGGAGTTAGATCTTGTGCCGGAATGGGATGACGCCAAACTTGAATCTACCTTGTCGGATCGGAAAACGGATGGCGGCCGTCGCCGCGTCGCCGCCGTGATGAGTCAGTGGATGCCGAACCGCTTGGCTGATGCGGTGACCCAGTTTGCTGATGCCGATCACACGATCGCCGAACTTCCAGCGGCAAATCGTCGTCGCTTGATTGACGCGATCAAGCGGCTGCCCATTCCCGTTTCAGGCACGCGGGGGTTCGACAAGGCGGAAGTCACCGCGGGTGGCGTCACACTCAAGGAAGTCGACTCGCGAACGATGGAAAGCCGTATCTGCAAAGGCTTGTACATTGCCGGCGAAGTCCTGGACGTCGACGGTTGGATCGGCGGTTATAACTTTCAAGCAGCCTTCGCGACTGGACGAGCCGCAGCGATTGCGGCAGCAACTTGAACCAAGTCTGTTTACCTTCCCTGATATCCGCAGCCCATTATCCCATTCGCCATGCCTGATTTGATTGCTCAAGGGCCAAACGCCAAGGACCGTTGGCGGCGTGAACTGCCGGCGCCGACATCGCGGGTTGATATCGTTGTCGGACGCGCAGAATCCGATTGGAACGTGCCTTGGGACGGTGCGATTTCACGTAGCCATGTGCGAATTCGGTCACTGGCCGGTGATCGTATCGAAGTCCACAAGATCAAGGGTTCTCGTAACCCCGTCTATCATCAGGGCCAGCAAAGTGAATCCTTCACCGTTGTTGCGGGGGACCATTTTGTGATCGGTCAAACGACGTTCACGTTGGTCAATCGCCCCGGCACGGCCGGCGCATCGGCCGCGTCAGGTTCGTCAGGGAAGCCTGGTGATGTGACCGAGCACGCGTTCGATCATCAAATGCTAAGCCGTCGACACTTTCGCGATTCAGCTTCGCGGATCGAGATGCTAAGCCGATTGCCCGATCTGATTTTGGGCAGCCACAGTGACGAGGAATTGTTGGTGCGTGTCACCGGCGTCTTGTTGCAGGCGACGCCGTCCGCGTCGGCCGTTGCGATCGTGGCAGTCGACGCAGACTCTGACAACGTCAATATTCTGCACTACGACAATCGTTCGCTCGGTCGCGTCGAAACGCCGGTGAGCGAGCGGTTGGTGCATTCGGCGACCCACAAACGTGAAAGCGTTTTGCATTTGTGGTCCGCGGGCGCCGCCGAGATGGCTGCATTCACGGCTGCCGACGAAGTCGATTGGGCGTTCTGTGTTCCCCTGCGTAGTGAAGCGTGTCCAGGTTGGGCGATTTATGTGACCGGCCAATTGGTGTCTGAATCAGGATTGGACATTGGTCAATCCATGCAAGAGGCGCCGGATGACTTGGAAGACGACGTCAAGTTTGCTGAGCTCGTCGGTACCACGATTGCAAACCTGCGACAAAGTCGACGACTGCAACGTCGCCAAACCGAACTGCGTCACTTCTTTGCACCGGTCGTCATGGAAGCGATGGCGGGACGCGATCCGGACGAGGTGCTGAAGCCTCGCGAGGCCGATTTGTCGGTGATGTTTTGCGACTTGCGAGGTTTCTCGCGAGCG comes from the Rubripirellula reticaptiva genome and includes:
- a CDS encoding BaiN/RdsA family NAD(P)/FAD-dependent oxidoreductase produces the protein MQIVVIGAGAAGLLAAAEAARRGAQVILLEKNTKTGVKILMSGGTRCNLTHNTDARGICEAFGHAKRFLQPSVGAFPPVDVVAMFAEAGVATKVESTGKIFPESNRAIQVRDALHQMAVDAGVQIRLQSGVQDVHRTETGWSVKTEAESIAADRVIVTAGGRSWPGCGTTGDAYRWLSELGHTIVTPRPALVPLVGGNQWMHDLSGVTLEDCVATVRNREAKRKQAAMVRRSSWLFTHFGFSGPAAMDVSGVMTAASSMKEVRLELDLVPEWDDAKLESTLSDRKTDGGRRRVAAVMSQWMPNRLADAVTQFADADHTIAELPAANRRRLIDAIKRLPIPVSGTRGFDKAEVTAGGVTLKEVDSRTMESRICKGLYIAGEVLDVDGWIGGYNFQAAFATGRAAAIAAAT
- a CDS encoding adenylate/guanylate cyclase domain-containing protein; this translates as MPDLIAQGPNAKDRWRRELPAPTSRVDIVVGRAESDWNVPWDGAISRSHVRIRSLAGDRIEVHKIKGSRNPVYHQGQQSESFTVVAGDHFVIGQTTFTLVNRPGTAGASAASGSSGKPGDVTEHAFDHQMLSRRHFRDSASRIEMLSRLPDLILGSHSDEELLVRVTGVLLQATPSASAVAIVAVDADSDNVNILHYDNRSLGRVETPVSERLVHSATHKRESVLHLWSAGAAEMAAFTAADEVDWAFCVPLRSEACPGWAIYVTGQLVSESGLDIGQSMQEAPDDLEDDVKFAELVGTTIANLRQSRRLQRRQTELRHFFAPVVMEAMAGRDPDEVLKPREADLSVMFCDLRGFSRASERDSSDLLDLLARVSDALGVMTRRILDSGGVIGDFHGDAAMGFWGWPLNQDDSAIRAATAASLIRSDYRRQADAGGFRCGIGIATGRAVAGRIGTVDQVKVTAFGPVVNLSSRLEGITKAFGAEIVIDQATADAIAASSEKRFRVRRLATVRPAGFQNSVQVCELLNVDEANSPLLSDEQIAIYESSLDALIEGNWDQAYEMLHGLPVWDRPKDALLSTILKHNRTAPQGWDGIIDMPKL